A DNA window from Pseudomonas resinovorans NBRC 106553 contains the following coding sequences:
- a CDS encoding acyl-CoA dehydrogenase family protein, producing the protein MWDFSTDPEFQAKLDWIDRFLREEVEPLDVLYPSVSVVYDTRHEKSRAILRPLQEKVRQQKLWACHLDPHLGGEGYGQLKLALMNERLGRSLWAPTVFGTAAPDTGNAEILAMFGTPEQKARYLQPLLDGDIVSCFSMTEPQGGADPRVFTTTAVRDGEHWVINGEKWYSSNARYAEFILVLAVTAADAPIQNRMSMFIVPRETPGLEIIRNVPHMGERLEQDEATEGYLRYDNVRVPLDHMLGDIGGGFAVAQARLGGGRIHHAMRTVGQCQRALDMMCERALSRYTQGTLLAEKGTVQAMLADTQIELEQFRLLVLKTAWIIDNSHGDPRKARAHIAMVKVAMAKIYYEIVRRAIHLHGSLGATFETPLAYMWNNVPTMGLADGPTEVHQVTVARELLRNYKAAEGLFPSEHLPPKIAAARDRYADILGEQ; encoded by the coding sequence ATGTGCTCTATCCCTCGGTAAGCGTTGTTTATGACACCCGCCACGAGAAATCCCGCGCAATCCTCAGGCCACTGCAGGAGAAAGTACGCCAGCAGAAGCTCTGGGCCTGCCACCTCGACCCACATCTGGGCGGGGAGGGTTATGGTCAACTCAAGCTGGCGCTGATGAATGAGCGCCTGGGCAGATCCCTCTGGGCGCCCACGGTTTTCGGTACCGCCGCACCGGACACCGGCAACGCCGAGATTCTCGCCATGTTCGGCACCCCCGAGCAGAAAGCACGCTACCTGCAGCCACTGCTGGATGGCGACATCGTTTCCTGCTTCTCGATGACCGAGCCTCAGGGTGGTGCGGATCCGCGGGTGTTCACCACCACCGCCGTGCGCGATGGCGAACACTGGGTGATCAATGGCGAGAAGTGGTACTCCTCCAATGCCCGTTACGCCGAGTTCATCCTGGTACTGGCAGTGACCGCAGCGGACGCGCCGATCCAGAACCGCATGTCCATGTTCATCGTGCCGCGGGAGACTCCGGGTCTGGAAATCATCCGCAACGTGCCGCACATGGGCGAGCGCCTTGAGCAGGACGAAGCCACCGAAGGCTACCTGCGCTACGACAATGTGCGGGTGCCGCTGGACCATATGCTCGGCGATATCGGTGGCGGATTCGCGGTGGCTCAGGCACGTCTTGGCGGAGGCCGCATTCACCATGCCATGCGCACCGTAGGCCAGTGCCAGCGTGCGCTGGACATGATGTGCGAGCGGGCCCTCAGCCGGTACACCCAGGGCACCCTGCTGGCGGAGAAGGGCACGGTACAGGCCATGCTCGCCGACACGCAGATCGAGCTGGAGCAGTTCCGCCTGCTGGTACTCAAGACCGCCTGGATCATCGACAACAGCCACGGCGATCCGCGCAAGGCGCGCGCCCATATCGCCATGGTCAAGGTGGCAATGGCAAAGATCTATTACGAGATCGTCCGCCGCGCCATCCATCTGCACGGCTCACTCGGGGCGACTTTCGAAACTCCCTTGGCCTACATGTGGAACAACGTGCCCACCATGGGCCTGGCCGATGGCCCGACCGAGGTGCACCAGGTCACCGTCGCCCGTGAACTGCTGCGCAACTACAAGGCTGCCGAGGGTCTGTTCCCCTCCGAACACCTGCCGCCGAAGATCGCCGCCGCCCGTGACCGTTACGCCGACATCCTGGGGGAGCAATGA
- a CDS encoding SDR family NAD(P)-dependent oxidoreductase, producing MSDKLFDLSGKVILVTGGSRGLGYQMVKAFAERGANLIIASRKLDACEAVAEEVRALGRRALAVACHVGKWAEVERLVDVVYAEFGRIDVLVNNAGMSPAVPSHEVTEELFDKVLGLNFKGPFRLSALVAQRMAAGEGGSIINISSTGGIRPAPQIVPYAGAKAALNAMTVGLAQEYGPKVRVNTISAGPFLTDIAKAWTEDMRQSCANALGRPGQPEEIVTTALYLASPYSTYTTGSLIKVDGGLP from the coding sequence ATGAGCGACAAGCTGTTCGACCTCAGCGGCAAGGTCATTCTCGTCACCGGGGGAAGCCGAGGGCTTGGCTATCAGATGGTCAAGGCATTCGCTGAGCGCGGCGCCAACCTGATCATCGCCAGCCGCAAGCTGGACGCCTGCGAAGCCGTGGCTGAGGAGGTGCGGGCTCTTGGCCGGCGCGCTTTGGCCGTAGCCTGTCACGTGGGCAAGTGGGCCGAAGTGGAGCGCTTGGTGGATGTGGTCTACGCCGAATTCGGCCGTATCGACGTGCTGGTGAACAACGCCGGTATGTCGCCGGCGGTGCCCAGCCACGAAGTGACCGAGGAGCTGTTCGACAAGGTTCTCGGCCTCAACTTCAAGGGGCCTTTCCGGCTGAGCGCGTTGGTTGCCCAGCGGATGGCGGCGGGAGAGGGTGGTTCCATCATCAATATCAGCAGCACCGGTGGCATCCGTCCTGCTCCGCAAATCGTGCCTTACGCCGGTGCGAAGGCCGCGCTCAACGCAATGACCGTCGGTCTGGCCCAGGAGTACGGACCCAAGGTGCGGGTAAACACCATCTCCGCCGGCCCATTCCTTACGGATATCGCCAAGGCCTGGACCGAGGACATGCGGCAGAGCTGTGCCAACGCGCTCGGTCGACCGGGTCAGCCGGAGGAGATCGTTACTACTGCGCTCTACCTGGCCAGCCCGTATTCCACCTACACCACCGGTTCGCTGATCAAGGTGGATGGCGGCTTGCCTTAG
- a CDS encoding SDR family NAD(P)-dependent oxidoreductase, with translation MPTRGRNQLPIQQEQEVDAMQLAGRNAIVTGGARGIGASVVRAYVAEGARVVSLDVLDEQGKALVDELEASHPGKALFLHCDIAEKAQVDGAFREAVGWLGGLDVLANVAAVERTAPAESIGQPDWDLIFDVNVRGTLHTNQAAFPYLKDRGGRIINFGSAAGLGGMPGAAHYAASKGAVLAWTRTLAQEWARYGITVNALAPMIWTPMYDAHRAKMSVEELAAHDQMLSRIIPLGGKLGDAERDLAPVMVFLAGEGSRFITGQTLCVDGGTVPVR, from the coding sequence ATGCCCACCCGCGGACGCAATCAACTCCCCATACAACAAGAACAAGAGGTCGATGCCATGCAGCTGGCAGGCAGGAATGCGATCGTCACCGGTGGTGCCCGCGGTATAGGCGCCAGCGTGGTACGTGCCTACGTAGCGGAAGGCGCGCGTGTGGTTTCCCTGGATGTACTGGATGAGCAGGGCAAGGCTCTGGTCGATGAACTGGAGGCCAGCCATCCAGGCAAGGCCTTGTTCCTCCATTGCGATATTGCTGAAAAGGCGCAAGTGGATGGTGCCTTCCGCGAGGCTGTGGGCTGGCTGGGCGGACTCGATGTGCTGGCCAACGTCGCGGCGGTGGAGCGCACAGCACCGGCCGAGTCCATTGGCCAACCGGACTGGGACCTGATTTTCGATGTCAACGTGCGTGGCACGCTGCACACCAATCAGGCGGCGTTTCCCTATTTGAAGGACCGGGGCGGGCGCATCATCAACTTCGGCTCCGCTGCCGGCCTCGGTGGCATGCCAGGCGCCGCCCACTATGCCGCGTCCAAGGGCGCCGTGTTGGCCTGGACTCGCACCCTGGCCCAGGAGTGGGCGCGCTACGGCATTACGGTGAACGCCCTCGCGCCGATGATCTGGACGCCCATGTACGACGCCCACCGGGCCAAGATGAGTGTCGAGGAACTTGCCGCCCACGACCAGATGCTCAGCCGCATCATCCCTTTGGGTGGCAAGCTTGGAGACGCCGAGCGGGACCTGGCGCCAGTGATGGTCTTCCTCGCCGGGGAGGGCTCGCGTTTCATTACCGGCCAGACCCTCTGTGTGGATGGCGGCACTGTGCCGGTCCGCTGA
- a CDS encoding SDR family NAD(P)-dependent oxidoreductase, which produces MREFSNKTAVITGAASGLGLAMARTFQREGMRVVLGDLPGPALEAARASLTELGGEVLAIPVDVTDAASVEELARQVDTIGGLDILCNNAGITGDRPRNSWEHDLGNWRRVLDVNLMGVIHGLHSFVPRLLRQGRPAHIVNTASMGGLMAIPYIAPYVAAKSALVALSESLALELKSEGAPIAVSVFCPGLVRTGLTGPGRDHPLSRAPEPSTAALAFQQGTQKALEKAEMSAESVAEVLLEAIREERFHVLTHEGSLALAGQRWKRLVDQYPSGV; this is translated from the coding sequence ATGCGCGAATTTTCGAACAAGACCGCCGTTATCACTGGCGCAGCCAGTGGCCTCGGCCTGGCCATGGCGCGCACCTTCCAGCGTGAGGGCATGCGCGTTGTCCTGGGAGATCTGCCTGGTCCGGCGTTGGAGGCAGCGCGGGCCAGCCTGACAGAACTGGGCGGCGAGGTCCTGGCCATTCCAGTTGACGTTACCGATGCCGCCTCGGTGGAGGAGCTGGCGCGCCAGGTAGATACCATCGGCGGGCTGGACATCCTGTGCAACAACGCCGGCATCACCGGCGACCGACCAAGGAACAGCTGGGAGCATGACCTGGGCAATTGGCGGCGGGTGCTGGACGTCAACCTGATGGGAGTCATCCATGGACTGCACAGCTTCGTGCCGCGCTTGCTGCGGCAGGGGCGTCCGGCCCATATCGTCAACACGGCCTCCATGGGCGGGCTGATGGCTATTCCCTACATCGCGCCCTATGTGGCGGCCAAGTCGGCGCTGGTGGCGCTGTCCGAATCCCTGGCCCTGGAACTCAAGAGCGAAGGGGCTCCCATCGCAGTCTCGGTGTTCTGCCCAGGGCTGGTACGCACCGGCCTCACGGGGCCGGGACGCGATCATCCGCTGTCGCGGGCGCCCGAGCCTTCGACTGCTGCGCTGGCCTTCCAACAAGGCACCCAGAAGGCGCTGGAAAAGGCTGAGATGAGCGCCGAAAGCGTGGCTGAAGTGCTGCTCGAGGCCATTCGCGAAGAACGCTTCCACGTGTTGACCCATGAGGGCTCTCTGGCGCTGGCAGGACAGCGCTGGAAACGCCTGGTCGACCAGTACCCATCCGGAGTCTGA
- a CDS encoding AMP-binding protein, with protein MSFSTQLNDKALPGWSVGQMDTVNDVVRRAAREHGERPFLDVQGDVYSFAAIQRESCRLANGLAALGVVKGQTVVTILDNNADAVLLWFALNKLGAISVPVNTALKGDFLRHQIADATAAMVIAETEYAERIALVKDELPHLRHIAYRGAAPEADLSGKTLISLEALRSDDASDPQVEVIPSDLTMLIYTGGTTGPSKGCMISHNNACNEARQIIEAHGRTPESITWTPLPLFHLNATVTTVLCNLMIGARSVIYPRFSVSGFWADIERSGANEANLLATMAPLLAEAPESDAMKRCHGQLDKVYSAPFTAEVQQRWRERFGVRHTVGGAGFGLTECAIVTMLPFGAPVKPGCAGRRCDSFDIRVVDDNDVELPYGSPGELIVRPLKPHVMFEGYWNRPADTLKVMRNMWFHTGDIGKMDEDGYFFFLDRKKDYMRRGGENISGFEMERSFGAHPEIEEVAVHAVFSELSEDEVKVTAVLREGSMLREEDLCRWAIDRVPYYAVPRFIEFRTSLPRSPVGRILKYQLRDDGVTPQTWDRVKANLTFAKR; from the coding sequence ATGAGCTTTTCCACCCAACTCAACGACAAGGCGTTGCCGGGCTGGTCCGTCGGCCAAATGGACACCGTTAACGACGTGGTGCGCCGCGCGGCGCGGGAGCATGGCGAGCGTCCCTTCCTCGACGTGCAGGGCGATGTTTACAGCTTCGCCGCCATCCAGCGGGAAAGCTGCCGGCTGGCCAACGGCCTGGCGGCCCTGGGCGTGGTCAAGGGCCAGACGGTAGTGACCATCCTCGATAACAACGCCGATGCCGTACTGCTCTGGTTCGCGCTGAACAAGCTGGGCGCTATCAGCGTGCCGGTGAACACCGCGCTCAAGGGCGATTTCCTGCGCCATCAGATTGCCGACGCCACCGCCGCGATGGTGATCGCCGAAACCGAGTACGCCGAGCGCATCGCCCTGGTGAAGGACGAACTGCCGCACCTCAGGCACATCGCCTATCGTGGCGCCGCGCCTGAGGCGGACCTCAGCGGCAAGACGCTTATCTCTCTCGAGGCGCTGCGCAGTGACGATGCCAGCGATCCGCAGGTCGAGGTAATACCCAGCGACCTGACCATGCTCATCTATACCGGCGGCACCACCGGCCCGTCCAAGGGCTGCATGATCAGCCATAACAACGCCTGCAACGAGGCACGGCAGATCATCGAAGCCCACGGGCGTACGCCGGAGTCCATCACCTGGACACCATTGCCCTTGTTCCACCTCAACGCCACGGTTACGACAGTCCTGTGCAACCTGATGATCGGCGCCCGCTCCGTGATCTACCCGCGTTTCTCGGTCTCCGGGTTCTGGGCCGACATCGAGCGCAGCGGCGCCAACGAGGCCAATCTGTTGGCCACCATGGCTCCGTTGCTGGCCGAGGCGCCGGAAAGCGACGCGATGAAGCGTTGCCATGGGCAGCTCGACAAGGTCTACAGCGCACCCTTCACGGCAGAAGTGCAGCAGCGCTGGCGCGAGCGCTTCGGCGTACGTCACACCGTTGGCGGCGCCGGCTTCGGTCTGACTGAATGCGCCATCGTCACCATGCTTCCCTTTGGCGCTCCGGTAAAGCCAGGTTGTGCAGGGCGTCGCTGCGATTCATTCGATATCCGTGTGGTCGACGACAACGATGTCGAGTTGCCCTATGGCTCTCCCGGAGAGCTGATCGTTCGACCACTCAAACCTCACGTGATGTTCGAGGGTTACTGGAACCGTCCGGCTGACACGCTCAAGGTGATGCGCAACATGTGGTTCCACACGGGCGACATCGGAAAGATGGACGAGGACGGCTACTTCTTCTTCCTTGACCGCAAGAAGGACTACATGCGTCGCGGCGGCGAGAACATCTCCGGCTTCGAGATGGAGCGCAGCTTTGGTGCTCACCCGGAGATCGAGGAAGTGGCGGTCCATGCGGTGTTTTCCGAACTGTCGGAGGACGAGGTGAAGGTTACCGCCGTACTGCGGGAGGGCAGCATGCTCCGCGAAGAGGATCTTTGTCGCTGGGCCATCGATCGCGTGCCCTACTACGCGGTCCCTCGGTTCATCGAATTTCGCACCAGCCTGCCGCGCAGCCCGGTAGGGCGCATTCTCAAATACCAGCTACGCGATGACGGGGTTACCCCGCAGACCTGGGACAGGGTCAAGGCGAACCTGACCTTTGCCAAACGTTGA
- a CDS encoding MFS transporter — translation MSSQHHSGPSLAIDLTEFRQGWRILILALLGIGTSVGVAPLYSFGTLVLPMQEAFGWSREQIQPAIAFLFAFTIVAVQISGWLIRRYGLRPVAISSLVALALGYFAISLMTGPIWQLYAGYSLLAFVGMGTTMVTWTQLVNLWFDRNRGLALAIILSGTGLAALVLPPVLSWVIAQSDWRAGFWVLGAMPLLITWPLSLLWMRSDSPITRAAAEPGTAPQLPGMSLRQAALSPRFWLCNVALVLSVTSMIGMVTSTIPMLRDKGLSATDAGLAFSVYGISLILGRVVVGYLVDRLWAPGVAFVVLALPAFGCLMFAGADTHMTSLMLASVLVGVGAGAEMDIAAFLMARYFGMRDYSRIFSLHMGFIGLGATLAPLYFAYLYAQTGSYSGLLTHCVITFALGSVLILTLGRYPKFDLPEPAQQTADQSSNDLPGLSRSQV, via the coding sequence ATGAGTTCCCAGCACCATTCCGGTCCTTCCCTGGCGATTGACCTCACCGAGTTTCGCCAGGGTTGGCGCATTCTCATCCTGGCACTGCTGGGTATTGGCACATCGGTGGGGGTCGCTCCGCTGTATTCCTTCGGTACCCTGGTACTGCCCATGCAGGAGGCTTTCGGCTGGTCTCGCGAGCAGATTCAGCCCGCCATCGCCTTTCTCTTTGCTTTTACCATCGTCGCAGTGCAAATCAGTGGCTGGCTGATCCGCCGCTATGGCCTGCGTCCGGTGGCAATCTCCTCGCTGGTTGCCCTGGCCCTCGGCTACTTCGCCATCAGCCTGATGACCGGCCCGATCTGGCAGCTCTATGCCGGTTACTCCCTGCTGGCGTTTGTTGGCATGGGCACCACCATGGTGACCTGGACGCAGCTGGTGAACCTCTGGTTCGACCGCAATCGCGGTTTGGCCCTGGCCATCATCCTCAGTGGTACCGGGCTGGCCGCTCTGGTGCTGCCGCCGGTGCTGAGCTGGGTAATTGCCCAGTCCGACTGGCGCGCCGGATTCTGGGTGCTGGGCGCCATGCCGCTGCTGATCACATGGCCGCTTTCGCTGCTGTGGATGCGTAGCGACAGCCCGATCACCCGTGCGGCCGCCGAGCCCGGCACTGCTCCCCAACTGCCAGGCATGTCCCTGCGCCAGGCGGCGCTGTCGCCACGGTTCTGGCTGTGTAACGTGGCACTAGTGCTTTCGGTGACATCGATGATTGGAATGGTCACCAGCACCATTCCCATGTTGCGCGACAAGGGGCTGTCCGCCACCGACGCGGGACTGGCATTCAGTGTCTATGGCATCTCCCTGATTCTCGGTCGAGTGGTGGTGGGTTACCTGGTGGACCGCCTCTGGGCACCGGGGGTTGCCTTTGTGGTGCTAGCGTTGCCCGCCTTTGGCTGCCTGATGTTCGCCGGCGCGGATACCCACATGACCAGCCTGATGCTGGCCTCGGTCCTGGTCGGTGTAGGTGCGGGGGCGGAGATGGACATCGCCGCATTTCTCATGGCGCGTTACTTCGGTATGCGTGACTACAGCCGCATCTTCAGCCTGCACATGGGCTTCATCGGCCTGGGGGCTACATTGGCACCGCTGTACTTCGCTTATCTCTACGCCCAGACCGGTTCTTATTCCGGCTTGCTGACCCACTGTGTCATCACCTTCGCCCTGGGCTCGGTGCTGATTCTCACTCTGGGTCGATACCCGAAATTCGACCTGCCAGAGCCAGCCCAGCAGACTGCCGATCAGTCGAGTAACGACCTACCGGGCCTGTCCCGCAGCCAGGTATAA
- a CDS encoding PaaI family thioesterase, producing MSGRNVQEVSAYVASVPPQAGMDPLLTHLEIFGTPEFDEEGATLRLRLKEHHMNGGASAHGGLMMTLMDAVLACCTLGHGSGRSCVTVELKTNFMRPGGGVGGLLVARGFLRSSGKSLVFCDGEVRNEAGELLATASGTFKYVNRKTPAA from the coding sequence ATGAGCGGCAGAAACGTCCAGGAAGTGAGCGCCTATGTGGCAAGTGTCCCGCCACAAGCGGGCATGGACCCCTTGCTGACCCACCTCGAGATCTTTGGCACTCCGGAGTTCGACGAGGAGGGGGCCACCTTGCGCCTGCGCTTGAAAGAGCATCACATGAATGGCGGAGCATCTGCCCACGGCGGATTGATGATGACCCTGATGGATGCCGTGCTGGCCTGTTGCACCCTGGGGCACGGCAGTGGTCGCAGCTGTGTCACAGTGGAGCTCAAGACCAACTTCATGCGGCCTGGCGGCGGCGTTGGTGGTTTGCTGGTCGCTCGGGGGTTCCTGCGCTCTAGTGGCAAGTCACTGGTATTCTGCGACGGTGAGGTGCGCAACGAAGCGGGCGAACTGCTCGCCACTGCGTCGGGTACCTTCAAGTACGTGAATCGCAAGACGCCGGCGGCCTAG
- the glcE gene encoding glycolate oxidase subunit GlcE produces the protein MKAHDASTQMIEAICSAQARSARLRIRGGDSKGFLGLSSCGESLDSRNHRGVLELDPAQLWIRARAGTALRELNTTLDEYQLMLAFEPPSFSAGATVGGMVATGLAGPRRPWVGGVAEHLLGGSLIDANGQIRHFGDEAIPSRLVAGSLGRLGFISEICLQVRPKPRQTLSLRLEISQSLALRQLQAWMRYPSPLSGGCHTGDALHLRLEGTPEAVKRTRSLIGGEESNSSLWDELREQRLGFFRDPRPLWCVQVAAEAPQRELPGMVLLDWGGAQRWLKSAEPALVIQRHAQALGGRAICFTPDGCAPGLGQLPEAEDMRLLRKQLDPQGLFAD, from the coding sequence ATGAAGGCCCATGACGCCAGCACGCAGATGATCGAAGCCATTTGTTCAGCCCAGGCAAGGAGTGCCCGGTTGCGAATCAGGGGTGGTGACAGCAAAGGCTTTCTTGGCCTGAGCAGCTGTGGAGAAAGCCTGGACAGTCGCAATCACCGGGGCGTCCTCGAACTCGATCCAGCGCAACTCTGGATTCGCGCGCGGGCGGGCACCGCCTTGCGGGAACTCAACACCACTCTGGACGAATACCAGCTAATGCTCGCCTTCGAGCCACCGAGTTTCTCAGCGGGCGCCACGGTCGGTGGCATGGTCGCCACTGGCCTGGCGGGCCCCCGTCGCCCCTGGGTCGGGGGCGTGGCGGAACACCTACTGGGTGGCAGTCTGATCGACGCTAACGGTCAGATACGCCACTTTGGCGATGAAGCCATTCCAAGCCGGCTGGTGGCCGGCAGCTTGGGCCGCCTGGGCTTTATCTCCGAGATCTGTCTGCAAGTGCGCCCTAAGCCTCGCCAGACCCTCAGTCTTCGCCTGGAAATCAGCCAGTCGCTAGCACTACGCCAGCTCCAGGCCTGGATGCGCTATCCCTCCCCGCTCAGCGGCGGATGCCACACCGGCGATGCGCTTCACCTGCGCCTGGAAGGCACGCCGGAAGCCGTGAAACGAACCAGGAGCCTGATTGGTGGAGAGGAATCCAACTCCAGCCTGTGGGACGAACTGCGCGAACAGCGCCTGGGATTCTTCCGCGACCCACGTCCGCTCTGGTGCGTTCAGGTAGCAGCAGAAGCTCCGCAACGGGAGCTGCCGGGCATGGTGCTACTGGACTGGGGCGGAGCCCAGCGCTGGCTGAAAAGTGCTGAGCCGGCACTGGTGATCCAGCGCCACGCCCAGGCACTGGGGGGGCGGGCAATCTGCTTCACGCCGGATGGTTGCGCACCTGGTCTCGGTCAGTTGCCGGAAGCAGAGGACATGCGGCTGCTCCGCAAGCAGTTGGACCCGCAAGGCCTGTTCGCCGACTAG
- a CDS encoding acyl-CoA thioesterase II, producing MTAAAAVRPRNWSQERLAELFVLEREAPGSFLASTHDTNLNGRVFGGQLLGQALAVAQRYSPELMPATLHCLFLQGARTDQPLDYRVTPLQKGKRFTSLHVSGQQGERRIVDAQVTLQAPISGFFHMETATELPGPEQLLSLDVVEDGHWARFVRPFVELRIVEPQHYLRQCAEAPAIAYWLKLRESLPSSPALHAQILAYLSDYWINSAAISYHVPIEQARERLFVSSLNHSLWFHRPIVADDWLLFVCESPSMQRGRGLTQARVFDQSRNLVASIAQDCLVGERE from the coding sequence ATGACGGCAGCAGCGGCGGTAAGGCCAAGAAACTGGAGTCAGGAGCGCCTAGCGGAACTGTTCGTGCTGGAGCGGGAGGCCCCCGGGTCATTCCTCGCCAGCACTCACGACACCAACCTCAATGGCCGGGTATTTGGTGGCCAACTGCTGGGACAGGCCTTGGCCGTAGCCCAGCGCTACAGTCCGGAGCTGATGCCAGCGACACTGCATTGTCTGTTTCTCCAGGGCGCGCGCACCGACCAGCCGCTGGACTATCGGGTGACGCCCCTGCAGAAAGGAAAACGTTTCACCAGCCTGCATGTAAGCGGCCAGCAGGGCGAACGCCGGATAGTGGATGCGCAGGTCACGCTACAGGCGCCGATCAGCGGATTCTTCCATATGGAAACCGCCACCGAACTGCCCGGGCCGGAGCAACTGCTGTCGCTAGATGTTGTCGAGGACGGCCATTGGGCGCGCTTTGTCAGACCGTTCGTGGAGCTGCGCATCGTCGAGCCGCAACACTACCTACGCCAATGTGCCGAAGCGCCAGCCATCGCCTACTGGTTGAAGTTGCGCGAGAGCCTGCCGTCGTCGCCCGCCTTGCATGCCCAGATACTGGCGTATCTGAGCGACTACTGGATCAATTCGGCGGCCATCAGCTACCACGTGCCCATCGAGCAGGCGCGGGAGCGGCTGTTCGTGTCCAGCCTCAACCATTCCCTTTGGTTCCATCGTCCCATTGTTGCCGATGACTGGCTGTTGTTCGTCTGCGAAAGCCCAAGCATGCAGAGGGGGCGCGGCCTTACGCAGGCCCGGGTGTTCGACCAGTCGCGGAACCTGGTGGCGTCCATTGCCCAAGACTGTCTTGTTGGGGAGCGGGAGTAA
- a CDS encoding alpha/beta fold hydrolase, whose protein sequence is MKVQAWFKGANGNRLAADLSGAEDAPTVILLHGGGQTRHSWARAHQVLADKGYRVVSVDARGHGESDWAADGDYSLEAQVADLLAVIKALGGRPVLVGASMGGTQSLVVCGRYPDIAKALVLVDVTPRLEPQGIEHIVGFMTRHPDGFASLEQAAEAVGAYNPNRPPPRDLSGLARNLRLRDDGRWYWHWDPCFIVGDHRDKVERISQTMKAAAPAVRVPTLLVRGRQSDVVSPDGVEELRSMLPHLAFVDIEGAGHMVAGDKNDHFNSAIIDFLQEHHPLPQEEQTEAGL, encoded by the coding sequence ATGAAAGTGCAGGCCTGGTTCAAGGGCGCCAATGGCAACCGTCTGGCGGCGGACCTTTCAGGTGCGGAGGATGCCCCCACGGTCATCCTCCTCCACGGTGGCGGACAAACCCGCCACTCCTGGGCGCGCGCGCACCAGGTACTGGCCGACAAGGGTTATCGCGTGGTCTCGGTGGATGCCCGCGGCCATGGCGAGTCCGACTGGGCAGCAGATGGCGACTACAGCCTGGAGGCCCAGGTCGCCGACCTGCTTGCGGTGATCAAGGCCCTTGGCGGTCGTCCGGTCTTGGTCGGTGCCTCCATGGGCGGCACCCAGTCACTGGTGGTATGCGGTAGGTATCCCGATATCGCGAAAGCCTTGGTCCTGGTGGACGTCACGCCGCGCCTGGAGCCTCAGGGTATCGAGCACATCGTCGGCTTCATGACCAGGCACCCGGACGGATTTGCCTCACTGGAGCAGGCAGCCGAAGCCGTTGGCGCCTACAACCCCAACCGCCCTCCTCCACGCGACCTCAGCGGCCTCGCCAGAAACCTGCGCCTGCGCGACGATGGCCGCTGGTACTGGCACTGGGACCCGTGCTTCATCGTTGGCGACCACAGGGACAAGGTCGAGCGCATCAGCCAGACGATGAAGGCGGCGGCCCCGGCTGTCAGGGTCCCCACCCTGCTGGTACGCGGTCGCCAGAGCGACGTAGTCAGCCCGGATGGCGTGGAAGAGTTGCGCAGCATGCTGCCGCATCTGGCCTTCGTCGATATCGAGGGCGCCGGGCACATGGTCGCCGGCGACAAGAACGATCACTTCAACTCCGCCATCATCGACTTCCTGCAGGAACACCATCCATTGCCCCAGGAAGAGCAGACGGAAGCAGGGCTGTAG